A stretch of Triticum aestivum cultivar Chinese Spring chromosome 1D, IWGSC CS RefSeq v2.1, whole genome shotgun sequence DNA encodes these proteins:
- the LOC123182049 gene encoding calcineurin B-like protein 7: MGCASSKQFRRAPPHEDAALLAKETTFSLNEVEALYELFKKISYSIFKDGLIHKEEFQLALFRNSNRKNLFADRIFDLFDLKRNGVIEFEEFVRSLHIFHPDTPMADKIAFAFRLYDLRGTGSIEREELKEMVLAILNESDLLLSDDAVEQIVDQTFKQADLNSDGRIDPDEWKEFASKNPALLKNMTLPYLKDITMSFPSFVVYSGAGDEEL, translated from the exons ATGGGATGTGCATCATCAAAGCAGTTCAGACGAGCTCCACCGCATGAGGATGCGGCTCTTCTGGCCAAAGAGACCACAT TTTCTTTGAATGAAGTGGAGGCCCTCTACGAGTTGTTCAAAAAGATTAGCTATTCTATATTCAAGGATGGGCTTATTCACAAG GAGGAGTTCCAACTTGCTCTCTTCAGGAACAGCAACCGGAAGAACCTTTTCGCTGATCGG ATATTTGATCTGTTTGATCTGAAGCGAAATGGTGTGATTGAATTCGAGGAGTTTGTTCGGTCCCTCCACATTTTTCACCCGGATACACCCATGGCAGACAAGATTGCAT TTGCATTCAGACTATATGACCTGCGAGGCACCGGCAGCATTGAACGTGAAGAG TTGAAGGAAATGGTGCTTGCAATCCTGAATGAATCAGACCTACTTCTTTCTGATGATGCTGTCGAACAGATTGTAGATCAG ACATTCAAGCAGGCAGACCTGAACAGCGACGGGAGGATAGATCCCGACGAATGGAAAGAGTTTGCAAGTAAGAATCCAGCCTTGCTGAAGAACATGACTCTCCCGTACCTGAA GGACATAACCATGTCATTCCCCAGCTTTGTTGTCTACTCTGGAGCCGGCGACGAAGAGTTGTAG
- the LOC123182048 gene encoding GDSL esterase/lipase 7: MAPSLAHLVCLLLLLLLLLSALPLSAAASTSRSAPPSAPPTPLVPALFVIGDSTSDVGTNNYLGTLARADREPYGRDFDTHRPTGRFSNGRIPVDYLAEKLGLPFVPPYLEQSMRMGVGSVGLINIGGMIQGVNYASAAAGILSSSGSELGMHVSLTQQVQQVEDTYEQLALALGEAATVDLFKRSVFFVSIGSNDFIHYYLRNVSGVQMHYLPWEFNQLLVNAVRQEIKNLYNINVRKVVLMGLPPVGCAPHFLSDYGSQNGECIDYINNVVIEFNYGLRYMSSEFIRQYPDSMISYCDTFEGSVDILENRDRYGFLTTTDACCGLGKYGGLFICVLPQMACSDASSHVWWDEFHPTDAVNRILAENVWSGEHTRMCYPVNLQEMVKLKQ; this comes from the exons ATGGCGCCTTCCCTCGCTCACCTcgtgtgcctcctcctcctcctccttctcctcctctccgctCTACCCCTCTCCGCAGCCGCCTCGACCTCCCGGtccgcgccgccgtcggcgcccCCCACCCCGCTCGTCCCCGCGCTCTTCGTCATCGGCGACTCCACGTCCGACGTCGGCACCAACAACTACCTCGGCACGCTCGCCCGCGCCGACCGCGAGCCCTACGGCCGGGACTTCGACACCCACCGCCCCACCGGACGCTTCTCCAACGGCCGCATCCCCGTCGACTACCTCG CGGAGAAGCTGGGGCTTCCCTTCGTGCCTCCGTACCTCGAGCAGAGCATGCGCATGGGCGTCGGCAGCGTTGGCCTCATCAACATCGGCGGAATGATCCAAGGAGTCAACTACGCTTCCGCGGCAGCCGGCATTCTCTCCAGCAGTGGCTCTGAGCTG GGGATGCACGTGTCGCTGACCCAGCAGGTGCAGCAGGTTGAGGACACATATGAGCAGTTGGCGCTGGCTCTTGGGGAGGCAGCTACAGTCGACTTGTTCAAGAGGTCGGTATTCTTTGTGTCGATCGGGAGCAACGACTTCATCCACTACTACCTGCGCAATGTGTCAGGCGTGCAGATGCATTACCTCCCATGGGAGTTCAATCAGCTCCTTGTTAATGCAGTGAGGCAGGAAATCAAG AATCTGTACAATATCAACGTCCGAAAGGTCGTGCTGATGGGCCTTCCTCCTGTTGGCTGTGCCCCTCACTTCCTCTCAGACTACGGCAGCCAAAATGGGGAATGcatcgactacatcaacaacgtcgTGATCGAGTTCAACTATGGGCTGAGATACATGTCCAGCGAGTTCATCCGCCAGTACCCAGACTCGATGATCAGCTACTGTGATACATTTGAGGGGTCAGTGGACATACTAGAGAACCGTGACCGCTATG GCTTTCTGACCACCACTGATGCTTGCTGTGGGCTTGGCAAGTATGGCGGGCTATTCATCTGTGTTCTTCCACAGATGGCGTGCAGCGACGCGTCAAGCCATGTGTGGTGGGATGAATTCCACCCGACCGATGCTGTGAACCGGATCCTGGCAGAAAACGTGTGGTCTGGTGAGCACACCAGGATGTGCTATCCAGTGAACTTGCAGGAGATGGTGAAGCTGAAGCAGTAG